A genomic segment from Fusobacterium perfoetens encodes:
- the pfkB gene encoding 1-phosphofructokinase has product MIYTVTLNPAVDYYIGLDNFQEERLNQVKTAYTLPGGKGINVSKVLKNFSVESVCLGFVGGFTGEYIKKDLVTNGVKEKFVEIKEPTRINIKMKTENSETEVAGKSPDISKIEFDRFFDNLKDIKEGDMIVLSGSVPKSLNEDIYVQIIKSLPKDIKVIVDTRGETLKKVLKEGIFLVKPNKDEIQEFFGEIYKTDEEIIKAGQKLRDMGSENVLISLGKDGSILITKDKVYRGNVPKGQLISSVGAGDSMVAGFLYGLEKNEPIETAYKYGIASGSSTAFSEGLTTYESMKNLLSQIKIKKM; this is encoded by the coding sequence ATGATTTACACTGTAACATTAAATCCAGCTGTGGATTATTACATTGGACTTGATAATTTTCAAGAGGAAAGGTTAAATCAAGTAAAAACAGCTTATACACTTCCTGGTGGGAAGGGGATAAACGTATCAAAAGTTTTAAAAAACTTTTCAGTTGAAAGTGTTTGTCTAGGATTTGTAGGAGGATTTACTGGAGAGTATATAAAAAAAGATCTTGTAACAAATGGAGTTAAAGAAAAATTTGTTGAGATTAAAGAACCTACAAGAATAAATATAAAGATGAAAACTGAAAACAGTGAAACAGAAGTAGCTGGAAAATCACCAGATATATCAAAGATTGAATTTGATAGATTTTTTGATAATTTGAAAGATATTAAAGAGGGAGATATGATTGTTTTATCAGGTAGTGTTCCAAAATCTCTTAATGAAGATATCTATGTACAAATTATAAAATCTTTACCTAAAGATATAAAAGTTATAGTCGATACGAGGGGGGAAACTTTAAAAAAGGTTTTAAAAGAAGGGATATTCTTAGTAAAACCTAATAAGGACGAAATCCAAGAATTCTTTGGGGAAATTTATAAAACAGACGAAGAAATAATAAAAGCTGGACAAAAGCTAAGAGATATGGGTAGCGAAAACGTTTTGATTTCTTTAGGTAAAGATGGTTCTATCCTAATTACGAAGGATAAAGTTTATAGAGGAAATGTACCAAAAGGTCAATTAATTAGCTCTGTTGGAGCTGGAGATTCTATGGTAGCAGGATTTTTATACGGGCTAGAAAAAAATGAACCAATAGAAACAGCTTATAAATATGGAATAGCCTCAGGAAGTTCAACAGCTTTCTCTGAAGGGCTAACAACTTATGAAAGTATGAAAAATTTATTGTCACAAATCAAAATAAAAAAAATGTAG
- a CDS encoding DeoR/GlpR family DNA-binding transcription regulator translates to MLSVERYNLILELIKQKKNIKLNEIVEELKISEATARRDLNFLEEKKKIKRVHGGAVLVETKEEDIGYKKLINLEEKEIVAKKALEYIEDGQTIYLDAGSTTGALIKYLSSYKELKIITNSFHNINELLKLKNAEVYLLGGKLKEKTGAMVGGIAMFGLKNFNFDLVFLGANGANEDGYFTPDSEEALVKSEALKRGKKVLFLCDHTKFFVKSFIKFANLEEGTLISDVDIPKELGGKR, encoded by the coding sequence ATGTTAAGCGTAGAAAGATATAATCTTATTTTAGAACTAATAAAGCAAAAAAAGAATATAAAACTTAATGAAATTGTTGAAGAATTAAAAATTTCAGAAGCCACTGCTAGAAGAGATCTTAACTTTTTAGAAGAAAAGAAAAAAATAAAAAGAGTTCACGGTGGAGCTGTATTAGTAGAAACAAAAGAAGAGGATATCGGCTATAAAAAATTGATAAACCTTGAAGAAAAAGAGATTGTAGCTAAAAAAGCCTTGGAATATATAGAAGATGGACAAACTATATATTTAGATGCTGGAAGTACAACAGGAGCTTTGATAAAATATCTTTCAAGCTATAAAGAACTGAAAATTATAACTAATAGTTTTCATAATATAAACGAGTTACTAAAATTAAAAAATGCTGAAGTATATCTTTTAGGTGGAAAACTAAAGGAAAAAACAGGAGCTATGGTAGGCGGAATAGCAATGTTTGGACTTAAGAATTTTAATTTTGATTTAGTTTTTCTTGGAGCAAATGGAGCAAATGAAGATGGATATTTTACTCCAGATTCAGAAGAAGCCTTGGTAAAATCAGAAGCTTTAAAAAGAGGAAAAAAAGTTTTATTCCTATGTGATCATACAAAGTTTTTTGTAAAAAGTTTTATAAAGTTTGCAAATTTAGAAGAGGGAACATTGATTTCTGATGTAGATATACCAAAAGAGTTAGGAGGAAAAAGATGA
- a CDS encoding 7-cyano-7-deazaguanine synthase, whose amino-acid sequence MENKKIRALALFSGGLDSALAIKVVANQGIEVIALNFVSHFFGGKNEKAEAMAKQLGVKLEYVNFSKEHMEIMKNPVYGRGKNMNPCIDCHALMFKVAGDLLEKYDADFIISGEVLGQRPMSQNSQALEKVKALSNLSDLIVRPLSAKRLPISKPERDGLIKRELLLDIEGRSRKPQMKLAEELGVKDYPMPGGGCLLTDPGYSKRLRMIEEDGLLEEENKEIFYLLKRGRFFRFGEKKYLFVGRAKEDNDIMVGYKGFGKFFIRGKGVGGPYIIGYGDLNDEETEFAKNLFSRYCKLKGEEDIEIFLNEKPMAVKKINKEEVESLIKQYQVVMD is encoded by the coding sequence GTGGAAAATAAAAAAATTAGAGCATTGGCTTTATTCTCTGGTGGTCTTGATAGTGCTTTAGCAATAAAAGTTGTAGCTAATCAAGGAATTGAAGTAATAGCACTTAACTTTGTTTCGCATTTCTTTGGTGGAAAAAATGAAAAAGCTGAGGCAATGGCAAAACAACTTGGAGTAAAGTTAGAATATGTAAATTTTAGTAAAGAGCATATGGAAATAATGAAAAATCCTGTTTATGGAAGAGGAAAAAATATGAATCCGTGCATTGATTGTCATGCATTGATGTTTAAAGTAGCAGGAGATTTATTAGAAAAATATGATGCAGACTTTATTATATCTGGTGAAGTTTTAGGGCAAAGACCTATGTCACAAAACTCTCAAGCACTAGAAAAAGTAAAAGCTTTATCAAATCTGTCAGACTTAATAGTTAGACCACTTTCTGCAAAAAGATTACCAATCAGTAAACCAGAGAGAGATGGACTTATAAAAAGAGAACTTTTACTTGATATTGAGGGAAGAAGTAGAAAACCTCAAATGAAACTTGCTGAAGAGTTAGGTGTAAAAGATTATCCTATGCCTGGTGGAGGTTGTCTTTTAACAGATCCTGGATATTCAAAAAGACTTAGAATGATCGAAGAAGATGGACTTTTAGAAGAGGAAAACAAAGAGATTTTCTATCTTTTAAAAAGAGGAAGATTCTTTAGATTTGGAGAGAAAAAATATCTTTTTGTAGGAAGAGCCAAAGAAGACAACGATATAATGGTTGGATATAAAGGGTTTGGAAAATTTTTCATCAGAGGAAAAGGAGTTGGAGGTCCATATATTATAGGTTATGGAGATCTAAATGATGAAGAAACTGAGTTTGCAAAAAATCTATTTTCAAGATATTGCAAATTAAAAGGAGAGGAAGATATAGAAATTTTCCTTAATGAAAAACCTATGGCAGTTAAAAAGATAAATAAAGAAGAGGTTGAATCTCTTATAAAACAATATCAAGTAGTTATGGACTAA